The Prevotella fusca JCM 17724 genome includes a window with the following:
- a CDS encoding DUF4302 domain-containing protein → MNYKKLFRYCFLLPLLFLAACSSNDDAFDKSPSQRSSESIASLKDELVNAPHGWRVIYFPKTDSLLFSNPSELIPHNGFRGRYGYGGDCFTMKFNADNTVEMRADFTAKSVSAAQKSEYLVSRNSYTQLSFITYNYLHQLVNDRFAGASDFLYVGKNEDGELVFRTASYLQPAREYIVFSKLKNEDDMLQTAQKAYENRTFFEQMVNPQLLIHRGGRTYFRSDLYIKRKVETNQALLKEIEEKKYYLFLFTQKKNPIPDYPAKEITGLGSGYSGTEQGITFRAGLRYDSKTMFFDFERVGDRFVAELVSVYDPLLRRSRLVSKHLHPEGEFTGIRAEIYDAPVE, encoded by the coding sequence ATGAATTATAAAAAGCTATTCCGATACTGCTTCTTGCTGCCTTTGTTGTTTCTGGCAGCCTGCTCGTCCAATGATGACGCCTTTGACAAGTCACCGTCACAGCGCAGCAGCGAAAGCATTGCATCCCTGAAAGATGAACTTGTGAACGCACCGCACGGCTGGAGGGTAATCTATTTCCCCAAGACTGACTCGCTGCTGTTCTCTAACCCTTCCGAACTGATACCGCACAATGGTTTCAGAGGACGTTACGGATATGGTGGTGACTGCTTTACGATGAAGTTCAATGCTGACAACACCGTAGAGATGCGTGCTGACTTCACGGCTAAGTCAGTGTCGGCAGCACAGAAAAGCGAGTATCTCGTAAGCCGTAACAGCTATACACAGCTGAGTTTTATCACCTACAATTACCTGCACCAGTTGGTCAATGACCGTTTTGCAGGTGCGTCAGACTTTCTTTATGTGGGCAAGAATGAAGATGGAGAACTGGTGTTCCGCACCGCTTCCTATCTGCAACCAGCCCGTGAATATATCGTCTTTTCAAAGTTGAAGAACGAAGACGATATGCTTCAAACGGCACAGAAGGCATACGAGAACCGTACCTTCTTCGAGCAGATGGTCAATCCGCAGCTGCTTATTCACCGTGGAGGACGTACCTATTTCCGTAGCGACCTCTACATCAAACGTAAGGTGGAGACCAACCAGGCGTTGCTGAAGGAAATCGAAGAAAAGAAATATTATCTCTTCCTCTTTACCCAGAAGAAGAACCCGATACCTGACTATCCTGCCAAGGAGATAACCGGTCTGGGCTCTGGGTACTCCGGTACTGAGCAGGGTATCACCTTCCGTGCGGGATTGCGCTATGACAGTAAGACGATGTTCTTTGACTTTGAGCGTGTCGGCGATCGCTTTGTGGCAGAACTCGTTTCAGTCTATGACCCTCTTCTGCGTCGTAGCCGCCTTGTCAGCAAACATCTTCATCCCGAAGGAGAGTTCACGGGTATCCGTGCAGA